In the genome of Euleptes europaea isolate rEulEur1 chromosome 7, rEulEur1.hap1, whole genome shotgun sequence, one region contains:
- the MEA1 gene encoding male-enhanced antigen 1, producing the protein MALEPVITLRMGPERICPNEHEEVGLQETSDGTPDPAGEWSSEEPEEEDEEGSSHGYLYQPLNQDPDQGQATVEETVPNTEPVLDINERLQAMRLHLPDPPVDSDEEEGSKAQSSPSSIPMDPEHVELVKRTMAGVKLPTLGIPAWANEISDDQWQAMVQRTLQSRQSPISSRPEWK; encoded by the exons ATGGCCTTGGAGCCGGTCATAACACTGAGAATGGGTCCAGAGAGGATCTGTCCAAATGAACATGAAGAGGTGGGGCTACAAGAGACATCTGATGGAACTCCTGATCCTGCTGGGGAATGGAGTAGTGAGGAGCCGgaggaagaggatgaagaagGCAGCAGTCATGGCTACTTGTATCAACCATTGAACCAAGATCCAGACCAGGGACAAGCAACAGTTGAAGAAACAGTACCCAACACAGAGCCAGTCCTTGATATCAATGAGCGACTTCAG GCAATGAGACTGCACCTCCCTGATCCACCTGTGGACAGTGATGAGGAAGAAGGCTCCAAAGCTCAGAGCAGTCCAAGCTCCATCCCTATGGATCCAG AACATGTGGAGTTGGTGAAACGGACAATGGCTGGAGTCAAGCTTCCCACACTGGGAATACCTGCATGGGCCAATGAGATCTCAGACGATCAATGGCAAGCCATGGTGCAGCGAACACTGCAATCCCGGCAGAGTCCGATCAGTTCTAGGCCAGAATGGAAATGA